In Neodiprion pinetum isolate iyNeoPine1 chromosome 6, iyNeoPine1.2, whole genome shotgun sequence, one genomic interval encodes:
- the Akt gene encoding RAC serine/threonine-protein kinase isoform X1, which produces MGDAQMGVATPGDGQQVVKEGWLQKRGEHIKNWRSRYFVLRDDGTLVGFKTKPEQQIATAAHPLNNFTVRGCQIMSVDRPKPYTFVIRGLQWTTVIERTFHVDTEQEREDWVAAIRYVADRLASQERLDGAMQPSALSEDMDVEISPGVRSDSCGSLGVVSGDSDGGSIDELSAKFSVQGTSSSKSTGKKKVTLENFEFLKVLGKGTFGKVILCREKATGHLYAIKILRKEVIIRKDEVAHTLTENRVLRTTSHPFLISLKYSFQTADRLCFVMEYVNGGELFFHLSRSRVFPEDRTRFYGAEIISALGYLHSQGIIYRDLKLENLLLDKDGHIKIADFGLCKEDITYGRTTKTFCGTPEYLAPEVLEDNDYGRAVDWWGVGVVMYEMMCGRLPFYNRDHEKLFTLIIMEEVKFPRAISNEAKDMLGGLLIKDPSKRLGGGPNDARDIMNHAFFSSIDWSDLEQKKIPPPFKPQVTSDTDTRYFDSEFTGESVELTPPDQGCLGSGGGLNSIAEEQEHFPQFSYQESHSAATSSIVSINH; this is translated from the exons ATGGGAGACGCACAGatgggcgtcgcgacgcctggAGACGGTCAGCAAGTCGTCAAGGAAGGCTGGCTTCAAAAACGCG GTGAACATATAAAGAATTGGAGATCACGTTACTTTGTGCTTCGAGATGATGGCACCCTGGTTGGTTTCAAGACCAAACCTGAGCAGCAAATTGCTACAGCTGCGCATCCGCTCAACAATTTCACTGTGCGTGGTTGCCAAATTATGTCTGTCGACAGGCCTAAACCGTATACATTCGTTATTAGAGGCTTGCAATGGACAACTGTCATTGAGCGAACGTTTCATGTTGACACAGAACAGGAAAGAGAGGATTGGGTCGCAGCAATCAG ATATGTAGCAGATCGGCTGGCTAGTCAGGAACGGTTGGATGGCGCGATGCAACCTTCGGCATTGTCTGAGGACATGGATGTAGAGATATCTCCTGGTGTGCGATCAGATTCATGTGGATCACTTGGTGTTGTATCAGGAGACAGTGATGGAGGCAGCATTGATGAATTGTCAGCAAAATTTAGTGTTCAGGGTACATCGAGCAGTAAAAGTACTGGCAAGAAGAAAGTG ACGCTGGAAAATTTTGAGTTCTTGAAAGTACTCGGAAAGGGAACATTTGGCAAGGTGATTCTATGCCGTGAAAAAGCCACCGGTCATCTGTAtgctataaaaattttacggaaAGAAGTGATCATTCGGAAAGACGAAGTTGCACATACATTGACAGAAAATCGTGTCCTCCGTACGACCAGTCATCCTTTTTTAATT TCTCTGAAGTACAGTTTCCAGACAGCGGACAGACTGTGTTTTGTTATGGAATATGTAAACGGGGGCGAATTATTCTTCCATCTTAGTCGTTCCAGAGTATTTCCAGAGGATCGTACGCGTTTTTATGGGGCAGAGATTATATCTGCCTTAGGATATTTGCATTCCCAGGGTATTATCTACCGcgatttgaaacttgaaaatcttcTATTGGATAAAGATGGACACATAAAAATCGCGGACTTTGGTCTGTGCAAAGAGGACATCACGTATG GGAGGACCACTAAGACATTTTGCGGTACACCGGAGTACCTAGCTCCTGAAGTACTTGAAGATAACGACTATGGTAGAGCAGTAGATTGGTGGGGTGTTGGAGTTGTTATGTATGAAATGATGTGCGGTCGACTCCCATTTTACAACCGTGACCATGAGAAATTGTTCACCTTAATTATTATGGAAGAAGTCAAATTTCCAAGAGCAATCAGTAATGAGGCTAAGGATATGCTTGGTG GATTACTGATTAAAGATCCAAGTAAAAGACTAGGAGGGGGTCCAAACGATGCGAGAGACATAATGAATCATGCATTCTTTTCATCTATTGACTGGTCAGACCTGGAGCAAAAGAAAATTCCACCACCTTTCAAGCCTCAAGTAACATCGGACACAGACACACGGTATTTTGACAGTGAATTTACTGGAGAAAGCGTAGAATTAACGCCTCCAGATCAGGGATGCTTGGGCAGCGGAGGCGGATTAAATTCCATTGCTGAAGAACAGGAacattttccacaattttcgTATCAGGAAAGTCATTCAGCAGCAACATCTTCGATTGTCTCGATCAATCACTGA
- the LOC124222138 gene encoding uncharacterized protein isoform X1, with amino-acid sequence MEQRKPRIRKGGYKPSRQKDEVSKISETGKDSGSKPDQTPVIKKLNPEDYDYTNSDKTQFAHLKRETQEADILNNAPTTNSRTRRKVVSNWKKYEEIPDTEFPTKDFQTLLNVPISEGGHFIFKSEKNWAIEVSKYSDLFSLNVKKLARDINCVPFTEYIDVEDKYFTADQLMKFQNLAEMSRSDAIEVDNNIVQILMDIKRETVAENQDIDSGSEPEVSIEIHEMAQGKETIEEDLDFLLSLKEPVKLDQAKIAPPTYQIKTEEEKIPNSSAPVKSIDLEKWLDSILDS; translated from the exons ATGGAGCAAAGAAAGCCAAG gaTTCGAAAAGGGGGTTACAAGCCGTCTAGGCAGAAAGATGAGGTCTCTAAAATCTCAGAAACAGGAAAAGATTCAGGCAGTAAACCCGACCAAACTCCagtcattaaaaaattaaatccagAAGATTACGATTACACGAATTCTGACAAAACGCAATTTGCCCATTTGAAACGAGAAACGCAGGAGGCTGATATATTGAACAATGCCCCTACAACAAATTCTCGTACTCGTCGTAAAGTTGTAtcgaattggaaaaaatatgagGAAATACCAGATACAGAATTTCCAACAAAAGATTTTCAAACGCTGTTGAATGTTCCAATATCTGAAGGCGgacatttcatttttaagtctgaaaaaaattgggcAATCGAAGTCTCCAAGTATtccgatttattttcattaaatgtTAAAAAACTTGCCAGAGATATTAACTGCGTTCCATTCACTGAATATATTGATGTAGAAGATAAATATTTCACG GCTGATCAGCTAATGAAGTTTCAGAATCTTGCTGAAATGTCCAGATCAGATGCTATTGAGGTTGATAACAACATTGTCCAAATTTTGATGGATATTAAAAGAGAAACTGTTGCTGAAAATCAAGATATAGACAGTGGAAGTGAACCTGAAGTAtcaattgaaattcatgaGATGGCTCAAGGAAAGGAAACAATAGAGGAAGATTtagattttcttctttcattaaAGGAACCTGTTAAACTTGATCAGGCTAAAATTGCTCCACCTACTTACCAAATTAAAACTGAAG AGGAAAAAATCCCGAACTCTTCGGCTCCTGTGAAATCGATTGATCTTGAAAAATGGCTGGATTCAATTTTGGACAGTTAG
- the LOC124222138 gene encoding uncharacterized protein isoform X2, with amino-acid sequence MEQRKPRIRKGGYKPSRQKDEVSKISETGKDSGSKPDQTPVIKKLNPEDYDYTNSDKTQFAHLKRETQEADILNNAPTTNSRTRRKVVSNWKKYEEIPDTEFPTKDFQTLLNVPISEGGHFIFKSEKNWAIEVSKYSDLFSLNVKKLARDINCVPFTEYIDVEDKYFTNLAEMSRSDAIEVDNNIVQILMDIKRETVAENQDIDSGSEPEVSIEIHEMAQGKETIEEDLDFLLSLKEPVKLDQAKIAPPTYQIKTEEEKIPNSSAPVKSIDLEKWLDSILDS; translated from the exons ATGGAGCAAAGAAAGCCAAG gaTTCGAAAAGGGGGTTACAAGCCGTCTAGGCAGAAAGATGAGGTCTCTAAAATCTCAGAAACAGGAAAAGATTCAGGCAGTAAACCCGACCAAACTCCagtcattaaaaaattaaatccagAAGATTACGATTACACGAATTCTGACAAAACGCAATTTGCCCATTTGAAACGAGAAACGCAGGAGGCTGATATATTGAACAATGCCCCTACAACAAATTCTCGTACTCGTCGTAAAGTTGTAtcgaattggaaaaaatatgagGAAATACCAGATACAGAATTTCCAACAAAAGATTTTCAAACGCTGTTGAATGTTCCAATATCTGAAGGCGgacatttcatttttaagtctgaaaaaaattgggcAATCGAAGTCTCCAAGTATtccgatttattttcattaaatgtTAAAAAACTTGCCAGAGATATTAACTGCGTTCCATTCACTGAATATATTGATGTAGAAGATAAATATTTCACG AATCTTGCTGAAATGTCCAGATCAGATGCTATTGAGGTTGATAACAACATTGTCCAAATTTTGATGGATATTAAAAGAGAAACTGTTGCTGAAAATCAAGATATAGACAGTGGAAGTGAACCTGAAGTAtcaattgaaattcatgaGATGGCTCAAGGAAAGGAAACAATAGAGGAAGATTtagattttcttctttcattaaAGGAACCTGTTAAACTTGATCAGGCTAAAATTGCTCCACCTACTTACCAAATTAAAACTGAAG AGGAAAAAATCCCGAACTCTTCGGCTCCTGTGAAATCGATTGATCTTGAAAAATGGCTGGATTCAATTTTGGACAGTTAG
- the Akt gene encoding RAC serine/threonine-protein kinase isoform X2, translated as MSVDRPKPYTFVIRGLQWTTVIERTFHVDTEQEREDWVAAIRYVADRLASQERLDGAMQPSALSEDMDVEISPGVRSDSCGSLGVVSGDSDGGSIDELSAKFSVQGTSSSKSTGKKKVTLENFEFLKVLGKGTFGKVILCREKATGHLYAIKILRKEVIIRKDEVAHTLTENRVLRTTSHPFLISLKYSFQTADRLCFVMEYVNGGELFFHLSRSRVFPEDRTRFYGAEIISALGYLHSQGIIYRDLKLENLLLDKDGHIKIADFGLCKEDITYGRTTKTFCGTPEYLAPEVLEDNDYGRAVDWWGVGVVMYEMMCGRLPFYNRDHEKLFTLIIMEEVKFPRAISNEAKDMLGGLLIKDPSKRLGGGPNDARDIMNHAFFSSIDWSDLEQKKIPPPFKPQVTSDTDTRYFDSEFTGESVELTPPDQGCLGSGGGLNSIAEEQEHFPQFSYQESHSAATSSIVSINH; from the exons ATGTCTGTCGACAGGCCTAAACCGTATACATTCGTTATTAGAGGCTTGCAATGGACAACTGTCATTGAGCGAACGTTTCATGTTGACACAGAACAGGAAAGAGAGGATTGGGTCGCAGCAATCAG ATATGTAGCAGATCGGCTGGCTAGTCAGGAACGGTTGGATGGCGCGATGCAACCTTCGGCATTGTCTGAGGACATGGATGTAGAGATATCTCCTGGTGTGCGATCAGATTCATGTGGATCACTTGGTGTTGTATCAGGAGACAGTGATGGAGGCAGCATTGATGAATTGTCAGCAAAATTTAGTGTTCAGGGTACATCGAGCAGTAAAAGTACTGGCAAGAAGAAAGTG ACGCTGGAAAATTTTGAGTTCTTGAAAGTACTCGGAAAGGGAACATTTGGCAAGGTGATTCTATGCCGTGAAAAAGCCACCGGTCATCTGTAtgctataaaaattttacggaaAGAAGTGATCATTCGGAAAGACGAAGTTGCACATACATTGACAGAAAATCGTGTCCTCCGTACGACCAGTCATCCTTTTTTAATT TCTCTGAAGTACAGTTTCCAGACAGCGGACAGACTGTGTTTTGTTATGGAATATGTAAACGGGGGCGAATTATTCTTCCATCTTAGTCGTTCCAGAGTATTTCCAGAGGATCGTACGCGTTTTTATGGGGCAGAGATTATATCTGCCTTAGGATATTTGCATTCCCAGGGTATTATCTACCGcgatttgaaacttgaaaatcttcTATTGGATAAAGATGGACACATAAAAATCGCGGACTTTGGTCTGTGCAAAGAGGACATCACGTATG GGAGGACCACTAAGACATTTTGCGGTACACCGGAGTACCTAGCTCCTGAAGTACTTGAAGATAACGACTATGGTAGAGCAGTAGATTGGTGGGGTGTTGGAGTTGTTATGTATGAAATGATGTGCGGTCGACTCCCATTTTACAACCGTGACCATGAGAAATTGTTCACCTTAATTATTATGGAAGAAGTCAAATTTCCAAGAGCAATCAGTAATGAGGCTAAGGATATGCTTGGTG GATTACTGATTAAAGATCCAAGTAAAAGACTAGGAGGGGGTCCAAACGATGCGAGAGACATAATGAATCATGCATTCTTTTCATCTATTGACTGGTCAGACCTGGAGCAAAAGAAAATTCCACCACCTTTCAAGCCTCAAGTAACATCGGACACAGACACACGGTATTTTGACAGTGAATTTACTGGAGAAAGCGTAGAATTAACGCCTCCAGATCAGGGATGCTTGGGCAGCGGAGGCGGATTAAATTCCATTGCTGAAGAACAGGAacattttccacaattttcgTATCAGGAAAGTCATTCAGCAGCAACATCTTCGATTGTCTCGATCAATCACTGA